The Marivirga salinae DNA window GTATACATCTTCACTTCGCCCGATTGTATCTGACGCACCTGAGACTTTTTAAGCAGGCCCTAATTACACAAACAAAAGTTCATTATTCATTTTATTTTCATTACAATTGTCTTTTTATTAAAAGAAAATTGAACTTTTAACTGGCTAATTAACCTTTAGTAAGATTAGTAGCTCTTAAATGATAAAGGATATAATGAAAAAACTACTCCCCATTTTATTGTTGTTGCCTTTCATATTTGCAACAATTAACTTAATAGCTCAAAAACAATCTTCATGGACAACAATTTCTGTTGAAAATTCCGAAAGATTGATACCAGTAAAGAAGCAAAAAGACTTCAATTTAAAAGTTGAAGATATAAAATCATATCTAAAGCAATCTAAAGAATCTCAACTTTCCATCCCCTACCCAGACGGTAAATTTAAAAACTTCAATTTAAAAGAAAGCCAAATAATGGAACCGGCACTTGCTGCCAAATTTCCTAATATTAAGACTTATGTAGGCAGAAACCCTGAAACGGGTGATAATATAAGAATCTCTTTTGGTAGGGACGGATTTCATGCTATGGTATTTTCAAAAGAAGGTGTATTCTTTATTGATCCGGTTTCAAAAAGAGACAAAATCAAACACCAAGTTTATTACAAAAAAGACTTAAATGAAGATTTAATCAATAAAAATTTCTACGAGGAAGAGCCCATAATTGCTGACAAACAAAAATTTGCAGAGGTTCAAAGAATAGTAGAGTCAGGAATGGTAGAAAGGCCTTCAGGAACTGAATTAAGAACTTACAGAATAGCGGTGGCCACAACTGGAGAATACACGCAATTTCATGGAGGCACTGTTGAGGGCGCACTTTCTGCTATTGTAGCGACTTTGAACAGAGTAAATGGGATTTACGAAAGAGACATAGCGGTTACAATGATTTTAGTTGATAATAATGACCAATTAATTTATACTAATCCTGACACAGATCCTTTTACAAATAATAACGCTAACACATTTATCGATGAAGTACAGGCTGATATCACTAATATAATCGGTAGTTCGAATTTTGATATTGGTCACGGTTTTTCAACTGGAGCAGGTGGATTAGCCTCCTTAGGATCTGTTTGTGTTGATAGTAGAAAAGCAAGTGGAGTTACCGGTCGTTCGGAACCAATTGGCGATCCTTATGATGTGGATTATGTAGCTCATGAAATAGGGCATCAATTTGGTGCTCCACACACTTTTAATGGTGTTGTAGGTTCTTGTGCCGGTGGCAACAGAACCGCTAGTTCAGCTTATGAACCAGGCAGTGGCACAACTATCATGGCTTATGCTGGAATTTGCGGTAGTGATAATATTCAAAACAATAGTGACCCTTACTTTCATGCTGCCAGTTTAGATTACATGACCGTATTCTCTCAAGATAATGATGGGAATAGTTGTGCAGCAACAACTAGCACTGGCAATAATTTACCTACAGTGGAAGCTGGCCAAGGTGGATATACCATTCCGATGAATACACCTTTTCAATTAAACGGAAGCGCCAGTGATCCAGATGGTGATGGTTTAAGCTATACTTGGGAACAATATGATTTAGGTCCTGCAGGAAGTCCAAATAGTCCAGAAGAAAATGCTCCTTTATTTCGTTCTTTTGAACCAACTACAGACAGTTTCAGAATATTCCCTCAGTTATCTGATATATTGAATGGAACCCAAACTCAAGGTGAACTACTTCCATCTTATGCTCGTGACCTAAATTTTAGATTAACTGTAAGAGATGATCAAGCAATTGCTGCTGTAAATTATGATGATGTAAGTTTAAGTGTGACCGATCAAGCAGGCCCCTTTGTTGTAGAAGAATTTACGGGTGATTATGTTGGTTTATCTACCATAACAGTAAACTGGCAAGTAAACAACACTGATATAGCACCTGTAAATGCTGAATTCGTAGATATTTATGTTTCAACTGATGGTGGTATTAGTTTCACTGAGCAGGTAGCAGCAAATACTGCAAATGATGGATCACAAGTAATCACTTTACCCAATGTCAACACATCCTCAGCAAAAATAAAAGTTACAGCTTCTAATAACATTTTTTTTAATATAAGTTCGGGAGTATTCTCTATTTCTGAAACTACAGAACCAACCTATACTATTGCAATCAGCCAAGATTTAGAAAGCTACTGCCCCAGCGATGAAGTTACTTTCACAATCGAAAGTGAATCAATATTAGGATATAGTGAGCCAATCGAACTCAACATTCAAAGTCTAAATGATTTTACGGCCACTTTTGATAACCCAACAATAAATCCAGGAGAATCAACTATTCTAAGACTTACAAATGATACTCAAGCATCCGGAACATTTAACCTAAAATTAAATACAAATTCAGGAAGTATTTCCAGGTCAGCTGAACTACCCTTTACAGTTACAAATATTCCTGTAGAACCGAATATATTATTCCCTGCAGATGGATCAACAGACATATCATTAAGTCCAACACTTACTTGGGACGATAATAATATTGAATCTACCTATAATATCGATATAGCAACAGATTTACAATTCACTAATATTATAGAATCTGGCTCTTCAAATGAAAAGGAATATTCAATTCAAAACCGCTTGGAGGTAAGCTCACTTTTCTATGCAAGAATTAATACGGATAATAATTGTGGGCTGAGTGGTTATAAAACCATCTCTTTCACCACTGCTGAAATCACATGTGGTAATTATGTTTCAAGTGATTTACCAGTTACAATCAGTGATGGTGGACCAAATACTATTCAGTCTAAAATCAATATTTATGCTAATGGTACGATTGAAGGCATAGAAATCAAAAATATTTCTGGAAAACATACTTATATAAGTGATTTGTCATTCAGATTAGTAAGCCCATCAGGAACAGAGGTAGTTTTATTATCAAATATATGCACCAATGAAGATGATTTTAATTTCTCAATCAGTGATGATGTCGAAAATGATAATTTCCCTTGCCCACCAGTAGATGGAGGAATATATCTACCTAAATCACCTTTAAGTGCATTTATGGGAGAAAATGTAACAGGAGAATGGACTTTATATATCGATGATGGGTTCAACCAAGATGGTGGTGAATTACAAAATTGGAGTCTAGATTTATGTATTGGTAATTTATCAGAACCAGAGCTAACCAAGCCAACGGGTTTAACTTCAGTTGAGAATAATGATGCAACAATTACTATCAACTGGACAGATAATTCTGAAAACGAAGGAGGATTCATCATTGAAAGATCCAAAGAAACAAATACGGATTTTATAAAGATTGGTACAAGTGATCGAAATACTAGTAGCTTCATTGATAATAATAATTTATCAAATAATACGAACTACTATTATAGAGTGAAATCTAGTTTAGGACAATACAGTTCTAATTACTCTGATAGCACAAATATTTTATTTGAAGGGCCTCAAATTAATCCTCCAAATAATTTAATTGCCCAAGAAAATGAACTTGGAAAAATAAATCTAACTTGGACTGATAATTCAAATAATGAAACCAAGTTTATAATCGAAAGATCTTTTAATGATGAAACGAATTTCATAGAAATTGGAAATACTGAAGCGGATGTAAATTCTTTTGGAGATAATACAATTGAAGGTGATACCAAATATTATTATAGAGTGAAAGCCTTATTTAATGATTTTAGCTCTATCTATTCTAATTCTATTAATATAATTACACAAAAACAAACTCCAAATGCACCATCTAACATAACAGCTACCAATAATGAAGATGGCAGTGTTCTAATCCAATGGTCAGACAATGCGGAAATTGAAACAGGCTATATAATCGAAAGGTCTACAGATGACAATTCAAATTTTGGAATATTAGAAGAGTTAGAAATCAATAGTACTTCCTTCACTGACAACGCTGTTGCAGCTGAAACTACCTATTTTTACAGAGTAAAGGCATTTAATGGCAAAGGGGAAAGCGGATATTCTGAGGAGGCTGAAATCAAAACACTAATCAGTTTTCCTGAAGCACCTACTAACTTAGAAATCAGAATTGAAAATGATTATACGGCCATATTAACTTGGGTGGACAATGCTACCAATGAAACCGCTTATTTGGTTGAGCGATCAGTCGGAACAGACGCATTTGAACAAATAGCAGAATTGGCTCCTGATACTGAAGAATATGAAGAAGTTGTAGAAATAGGTGAATATACTTATAGAGTTTTAGCTACAAATAATAGAGGGGATTCTGACTTCTCAAACAAAGTATTAATTGACGATAAGGTTCTAAATACAATTGAAGCATTACATAGCAAAATATTGATGTATCCAAATCCAGCTAAAGAAATTGTATACATCAGAAATGAAAGCAATGTTCAGTTCAATAAGGTGGTAATTAGAAATACATTGGGACAGCTTATAAAAAGTGAAATTAATATTGATAACCATCGACAAATTGAAATACCAGTACAATCCTTAGCAAAAGGGCTTTATCTAATTCAAATAGAATCAAATGAAGGGAATTTGGTTAAACGCCTCATAATCGAATAAACTTTAAGGACAACCAAACAAAAAAAACTGCATTCAGAGTTGTATTAATAACTCTGAATGCAGCTTTTTAATATTATCTATATTACAATTATCCTATAGTTTCCACAACCAAATTATGGTTAGTGTAAATACAGATATCGGCCGCTATATGCAAACTTTCTCTTACGATATCTTCAGCTGATAAATTTTCACCAGCATGTTTCTTTAAAGCAGTTGCTGCAGACTGGGCATACATACTACCAGAACCAATAGTAGCAATCTGATTATCAGGCTCTAAAACATCACCTGTTCCAGAAATAATTAAAACCTCATCTTTATCGGCTACAATCATCATAGCCTCTAGCTTTCTTAAATAGCGGTCAGTTCTCCAATCTTTAGCCAATTCAATTGCAGAACGCTTCATATTACCTCCAAAAGCATTCAATTTTTCATCGAATTTTTCTAATAAATTGAATGCATCCGCGGTAGAGCCTGCAAAACCTGTAACGATTTTGCCATCTTGTAGCTTTCTAATTTTTTTAACATTGCTTTTAGCAACAGTATTTCCCATTGTTGCCTGACCATCAGCTCCAATGGCTACTTGGCCTTTATGTACCACCGCACATACGGTAGTTGATCTTATTTTTGACATCTTATTTTTTGCTTAAATATTAGTAATAAAAAAGTCTCGTTATCAAACAACGAGACTTCATAATACAAGTTAATATATTTTCTAAATCAAAATTCTCACTGGGTCTTCCAACAATCCTTTTAAAGTTTGTAAGAATGCAGAACCCACTGCTCCGTCCACTACTCTGTGATCGCATGAAAGCGTAACTTTCATCACATTACCTGGAACCAACTCTCCATCTTTTACAATAGCAGTTTGTTTGATCCCTCCTACTGCTAAAATACAAGCATCAGGTGGATTAATGATTGCTGTGAATTCTTCAACACCAAACA harbors:
- a CDS encoding reprolysin-like metallopeptidase, whose protein sequence is MKKLLPILLLLPFIFATINLIAQKQSSWTTISVENSERLIPVKKQKDFNLKVEDIKSYLKQSKESQLSIPYPDGKFKNFNLKESQIMEPALAAKFPNIKTYVGRNPETGDNIRISFGRDGFHAMVFSKEGVFFIDPVSKRDKIKHQVYYKKDLNEDLINKNFYEEEPIIADKQKFAEVQRIVESGMVERPSGTELRTYRIAVATTGEYTQFHGGTVEGALSAIVATLNRVNGIYERDIAVTMILVDNNDQLIYTNPDTDPFTNNNANTFIDEVQADITNIIGSSNFDIGHGFSTGAGGLASLGSVCVDSRKASGVTGRSEPIGDPYDVDYVAHEIGHQFGAPHTFNGVVGSCAGGNRTASSAYEPGSGTTIMAYAGICGSDNIQNNSDPYFHAASLDYMTVFSQDNDGNSCAATTSTGNNLPTVEAGQGGYTIPMNTPFQLNGSASDPDGDGLSYTWEQYDLGPAGSPNSPEENAPLFRSFEPTTDSFRIFPQLSDILNGTQTQGELLPSYARDLNFRLTVRDDQAIAAVNYDDVSLSVTDQAGPFVVEEFTGDYVGLSTITVNWQVNNTDIAPVNAEFVDIYVSTDGGISFTEQVAANTANDGSQVITLPNVNTSSAKIKVTASNNIFFNISSGVFSISETTEPTYTIAISQDLESYCPSDEVTFTIESESILGYSEPIELNIQSLNDFTATFDNPTINPGESTILRLTNDTQASGTFNLKLNTNSGSISRSAELPFTVTNIPVEPNILFPADGSTDISLSPTLTWDDNNIESTYNIDIATDLQFTNIIESGSSNEKEYSIQNRLEVSSLFYARINTDNNCGLSGYKTISFTTAEITCGNYVSSDLPVTISDGGPNTIQSKINIYANGTIEGIEIKNISGKHTYISDLSFRLVSPSGTEVVLLSNICTNEDDFNFSISDDVENDNFPCPPVDGGIYLPKSPLSAFMGENVTGEWTLYIDDGFNQDGGELQNWSLDLCIGNLSEPELTKPTGLTSVENNDATITINWTDNSENEGGFIIERSKETNTDFIKIGTSDRNTSSFIDNNNLSNNTNYYYRVKSSLGQYSSNYSDSTNILFEGPQINPPNNLIAQENELGKINLTWTDNSNNETKFIIERSFNDETNFIEIGNTEADVNSFGDNTIEGDTKYYYRVKALFNDFSSIYSNSINIITQKQTPNAPSNITATNNEDGSVLIQWSDNAEIETGYIIERSTDDNSNFGILEELEINSTSFTDNAVAAETTYFYRVKAFNGKGESGYSEEAEIKTLISFPEAPTNLEIRIENDYTAILTWVDNATNETAYLVERSVGTDAFEQIAELAPDTEEYEEVVEIGEYTYRVLATNNRGDSDFSNKVLIDDKVLNTIEALHSKILMYPNPAKEIVYIRNESNVQFNKVVIRNTLGQLIKSEINIDNHRQIEIPVQSLAKGLYLIQIESNEGNLVKRLIIE
- the hslV gene encoding ATP-dependent protease subunit HslV — its product is MSKIRSTTVCAVVHKGQVAIGADGQATMGNTVAKSNVKKIRKLQDGKIVTGFAGSTADAFNLLEKFDEKLNAFGGNMKRSAIELAKDWRTDRYLRKLEAMMIVADKDEVLIISGTGDVLEPDNQIATIGSGSMYAQSAATALKKHAGENLSAEDIVRESLHIAADICIYTNHNLVVETIG